One segment of Belonocnema kinseyi isolate 2016_QV_RU_SX_M_011 chromosome 7, B_treatae_v1, whole genome shotgun sequence DNA contains the following:
- the LOC117177245 gene encoding golgin subfamily A member 6-like protein 22: protein MRSTLVLLGCLLIVSALGEPVRKKKEAPLPQYGPPPASYGTPDVGLSNSYGAPSSVPSASYGAPSGGGDSGSFGHDHVSISGSFGSGHSSVGGSYDSGLGSIGGSFGEDISSSYGAPPQTYAPAQAYGPPAQSYSPPAQSYGSPAQSYGPPTQSYRPLAQSYGTPAQSYGTPAQSYGPPAQPSTPEGKWEKKLTWKPDLKQVWKTQSKLTWKQEWKKVQVPVWKEEQVPIWKEEKVSQWKKVQKPVWKEVQVPIWKEVQVPSWKKVWKPIWKEVQVPIWKDVQVPDWKKIWQPEWIKIGIPGERLVGKDNEGWQYTSHDLWKKKLIWKPVWKKVWRTEKKQAWVTDKKLEWKPEWKQEWKTEKKQAWQTDKKLTWEEQDVQVWVPQKKQVWVTQKKQVWKDEWKSKWVPVTKQVQVPEWSKTWKPVWEKVWVPAPAPSHHQEDQGYKYK from the exons gtATTACTGGGGTGCCTACTCATTGTCTCCGCCCTCGGAGAACCGGTTCGTAAAAAAAAAGA agcTCCACTACCGCAGTACGGACCACCACCAGCATCTTACGGAACTCCTGATGTGGGTTTAAGTAACTCATACGGTGCACCGTCATCCGTACCATCGGCATCCTATGGTGCCCCATCAGGAGGTGGAGATTCTGGATCCTTTGGACATGATCACGTATCGATCAGTGGATCTTTCGGCAGTGGTCATAGTTCCGTAGGGGGTTCCTACGATAGTGGCCTTGGATCCATTGGAGGTTCCTTTGGTGAAGACATTTCCAGTAGCTATGGGGCCCCACCCCAAACCTACGCACCAGCTCAAGCCTATGGCCCTCCAGCTCAATCTTATAGTCCACCAGCACAATCCTATGGGTCACCAGCACAATCCTATGGTCCCCCAACCCAATCCTATCGTCCCCTTGCTCAATCCTATGGTACCCCAGCTCAATCCTATGGTACCCCGGCTCAATCGTATGGCCCCCCAGCTCAACCCAGTACTCCCGAAGGCAAATGGGAGAAAAAACTAACCTGGAAGCCAGATTTGAAACAAGTCTGGAAGACACAGTCAAAACTCACCTGGAAACAGGAATGGAAGAAGGTCCAAGTTCCAGTCTGGAAGGAAGAACAGGTACCAATCtggaaagaagaaaaagtttctCAATGGAAAAAGGTACAGAAGCCAGTTTGGAAAGAGGTTCAGGTACCTATCTGGAAAGAGGTCCAGGTACCATCATGGAAAAAGGTCTGGAAGCCTATCTGGAAAGAGGTTCAAGTTCCAATTTGGAAGGATGTACAGGTACCAGACTGGAAAAAAATCTGGCAACCAGAATGGATCAAGATTGGAATTCCCGGGGAGCGTCTCGTTGGAAAGGATAATGAGGGCTGGCAATACACTAGCCATGATCTCTGGAAAAAGAAGCTGATTTGGAAACCAGTCTGGAAGAAAGTTTGGCGTACTGAGAAGAAGCAAGCCTGGGTTACTGAtaagaaattggaatggaagcCTGAGTGGAAGCAAGAGTGGAAGACAGAAAAGAAGCAGGCTTGGCAAACAGACAAGAAATTGACCTGGGAAGAACAGGATGTTCAAGTTTGGGTGCCTCAGAAGAAGCAAGTCTGGGTGACACAGAAGAAACAAGTCTGGAAAGATGAATGGAAGAGTAAATGGGTACCAGTTACGAAACAGGTTCAGGTTCCTGAGTGGAGCAAGACATGGAAACCAGTCTGGGAAAAAGTCTGGGTACCTGCACCGGCACCGAGTCATCATCAAGAAGATCAAGGCTACAAGTACAAATAA